From a single Anaerolineales bacterium genomic region:
- the gdhA gene encoding NADP-specific glutamate dehydrogenase produces the protein MSVIQEVIAKIKEKDAGQPEFHQAVEEVMTTLEPTVAKHPEYVKAKIYDRIVVPDRAILFRVPWVDDKGEVQVNRGFRVQFNNAIGPYKGGLRFHPTVNLGIIKFLGFEQVFKNSLTTLPMGGGKGGSDFDPKGKSDREVMAFCQSFMRELYRHIGPDTDVPAGDIGVGGREIGFLYGYYKKIVNEHTGVLTGKGLDYGGSLIRPEATGYGATYFAAEMLATRKQDFKGKVVAVSASGNVAQYTVEKVNQLGGKVITLSDSGGTVVDEAGVDAAKLAFVLDLKNNRRGRIKEYADKYKAAYIPGKSVWDVIREQGIHVDAAFPSACQNEIDLTNAEALVKNGCVCVSEGANMPSTLEAIRVFQESNVLFGPAKAANAGGVATSGLEMSQNSMRLSWTREEVDERLHGIMKRIHKACLDAAEAYGKKGNYLAGANIAGFVKVANAMVAYGVV, from the coding sequence ATGTCGGTGATTCAGGAAGTCATTGCGAAAATCAAGGAAAAAGACGCCGGGCAGCCGGAGTTCCATCAGGCCGTCGAAGAGGTGATGACCACCCTCGAGCCCACCGTCGCCAAGCATCCGGAGTACGTCAAGGCGAAGATCTACGACCGGATCGTCGTTCCGGACCGTGCCATTCTGTTCCGCGTGCCCTGGGTGGACGACAAGGGCGAAGTCCAGGTCAACCGCGGGTTCCGCGTTCAATTCAACAACGCCATCGGGCCCTACAAAGGCGGGCTGCGCTTCCACCCGACGGTGAACTTGGGGATCATCAAGTTCCTCGGGTTCGAGCAGGTCTTTAAGAACTCGCTGACCACGCTCCCGATGGGCGGCGGCAAGGGCGGCTCGGATTTCGATCCGAAGGGGAAATCCGACCGCGAGGTGATGGCCTTCTGCCAATCGTTCATGCGCGAGCTCTACCGCCACATCGGCCCGGATACCGATGTTCCGGCGGGCGACATCGGCGTGGGCGGCCGCGAAATCGGCTTCCTGTACGGCTATTATAAGAAGATCGTCAACGAGCACACCGGCGTGCTCACCGGCAAGGGGCTCGACTACGGCGGCAGCCTGATCCGCCCGGAGGCCACCGGATACGGCGCGACGTATTTCGCGGCCGAGATGCTCGCCACCCGCAAGCAGGATTTCAAAGGCAAGGTCGTCGCGGTCAGCGCTTCGGGCAACGTGGCCCAATACACCGTCGAGAAGGTGAACCAGTTGGGCGGCAAGGTGATCACCCTCTCGGATTCCGGCGGCACGGTCGTCGACGAAGCCGGCGTGGATGCGGCCAAGCTGGCGTTCGTCCTGGACCTGAAGAACAACCGGCGCGGCCGGATCAAGGAATACGCCGACAAGTATAAGGCGGCCTACATCCCCGGCAAGAGCGTATGGGATGTGATCCGCGAGCAGGGCATTCACGTGGATGCGGCTTTCCCGTCCGCTTGCCAGAACGAGATCGATCTGACCAACGCCGAAGCGCTGGTTAAAAACGGATGCGTATGCGTCAGCGAAGGCGCCAACATGCCCTCCACGCTGGAGGCGATCCGGGTGTTTCAGGAGAGCAACGTCCTGTTCGGGCCGGCCAAGGCCGCCAACGCGGGCGGCGTAGCCACTTCGGGCCTCGAGATGTCGCAGAACAGCATGCGCCTCTCCTGGACCCGGGAAGAAGTGGATGAACGCCTGCACGGGATCATGAAGCGGATCCACAAGGCGTGCCTCGACGCCGCCGAAGCCTACGGAAAGAAGGGCAACTATCTGGCCGGGGCCAACATTGCCGGCTTCGTAAAGGTGGCCAACGCCATGGTTGCGTACGGGGTGGTGTAG